From a region of the Hippopotamus amphibius kiboko isolate mHipAmp2 chromosome 3, mHipAmp2.hap2, whole genome shotgun sequence genome:
- the CORO1B gene encoding coronin-1B, which produces MFRKVVRQSKFRHVFGQPVKNDQCYEDIRVSRVTWDSTFCAVNPKFLAVIVEASGGGAFLVLPLGKTGRIDKAYPTVCGHTGPVLDIDWCPHNDEVIASGSEDCTVMVWQIPENGLVSPLTEPVVVLEGHTKRVGIVTWHPTARNVLLSAGCDNAVLIWNVGTAEELYRLHSLHPDLIYNVSWNRNGSLFCSACKDKSVRVIDPRRGTLVAEREKAHEGARPMRAIFLADGKVFTTGFSRMSERQLALWDPENFGEPMALQELDSSNGALLPFYDPDTSVVYVCGKGDSSIRYFEITDEPPYIHFLNTFTSKEPQRGMGSMPKRGLEVSKCEIARFYKLHERKCEPIVMTVPRKSDLFQDDLYPDTAGPEAALEAEEWVSGRDANPILISLREAYVPSKQRDLKVNRRNVLSDSRPATTPGSARPGAFTPAASTSIAAPSGSLAGAGEAGKLEEVMQELRALRALVQEQGERIGRLEEQLGRMENGDA; this is translated from the exons ATGTTCCGCAAAGTGGTTCGGCAGAGCAAATTCCGACATGTGTTCGGGCAGCCTGTCAAGAATGACCAGTGCTATGAGGACATTCGAGTGTCCCGTGTCACCTGGGACAGCACCTTCTGCGCCGTCAACCCCAAGTTCCTGGCGGTGATTGTGGAGGCCAGCGGTGGGGGTGCCTTCCTGGTGCTCCCCCTAGGCAAg ACCGGCCGCATTGACAAGGCCTACCCGACAGTGTGTGGACACACGGGACCAGTTCTGGACATCGACTGGTGTCCCCACAACGACGAAGTCATCGCCAGCGGCTCGGAGGACTGCACGGTCATG gtgTGGCAGATCCCAGAGAACGGGCTGGTCTCTCCACTGACAGAGCCGGTGGTGGTGCTGGAGGGGCACACCAAGCGAGTGGGCATTGTCACCTGGCACCCGACGGCCCGCAACGTGCTGCTCAGCGCAG GCTGCGACAACGCGGTGCTCATCTGGAATGTGGGCACAGCGGAGGAGCTGTACCGCCTGCACAGCCTGCACCCCGACCTCATCTACAACGTCAGCTGGAACCGCAACGGCAGCCTCTTCTGCAGCGCCTGCAAGGACAAGAGCGTGCGCGTCATTGACCCCCGTCGGGGGACCCTGGTGGCG gaGCGGGAGAAGGCTCATGAAGGGGCCCGGCCCATGCGGGCCATCTTCCTGGCGGATGGCAAGGTGTTCACCACCGGCTTCAGCCGCATGAGCGAGCGGCAGCTGGCACTCTGGGACCCC GAAAACTTTGGGGAGCCCATGGCCCTGCAGGAGTTGGACTCTAGCAACGGGGCTCTGTTGCCCTTCTACGACCCTGACACCAGCGTGGTCTACGTCTGCGGCAAG GGTGACTCCAGCATCCGGTACTTTGAGATCACAGACGAGCCCCCCTACATCCACTTCCTGAACACATTCACCAGCAAAGAGCCACAGAGGGGCATGGGCAGCATGCCCAAGAGGGGCTTGGAGGTCAGCAAGTGCGAGATTGCTCG attCTACAAACTGCATGAGCGCAAGTGTGAGCCCATTGTCATGACGGTGCCAAGAAAG tcGGACCTCTTCCAGGATGATCTGTACCCTGACACAGCCGGGCCTGAGGCAGCCCTGGAGGCAGAGGAGTGGGTGAGCGGGCGGGATGCCAACCCCATCCTCATCTCCCTGCGGGAAGCCTACGTGCCCAGCAAACAGCGGGACCTGAAGGTCAACCGGCGCAACGTGTTATCGGACAGCCGGCCCGCCACGACCCCTGGCTCCGCCCGCCCGGGGGCCTTCACGCCTGCTGCCTCCACCAGCATTGCGGCCCCCAGCGGCAGCCTCGCCGGAGCCGGG GAGGCTGGGAAGCTGGAGGAGGTGATGCAGGAGCTGCGGGCGCTGAGGGCGCTGGTCCAGGAGCAGGGGGAGCGCATCGGCCGCCTGGAGGAGCAGCTGGGCCGCATGGAGAACGGAGATGCCTAG